Proteins from one Lachnospiraceae bacterium KGMB03038 genomic window:
- a CDS encoding 4Fe-4S dicluster domain-containing protein produces MDAKTCLQKLQYVGVLAFATVDRNGAPQVRNISAIHYEPDGIYFFTARGKDFCQELLSDGRVQILGYTRYKEMISLSARAEAAPEEEQKMWIDRIFEEQPYLANVYPGDSREIGIVFVIRKARIEYFNLGVRPIFRESYQIGEENEDGNGVIRKGFQIGEDCIGCGTCMEHCPQSCIQPGQPFVIRQEHCLHCGSCFEHCPVSAVKKM; encoded by the coding sequence ATGGATGCAAAAACTTGTTTACAGAAACTGCAGTATGTAGGAGTCCTGGCTTTTGCCACGGTGGATAGAAACGGCGCTCCCCAAGTGCGGAACATCAGCGCCATCCACTATGAGCCGGATGGGATTTATTTTTTTACCGCCAGGGGAAAGGATTTCTGTCAAGAGCTTTTGTCTGATGGGCGGGTACAGATCCTGGGCTATACCAGATACAAGGAGATGATCAGTCTCTCCGCCAGAGCGGAAGCGGCGCCGGAAGAAGAGCAGAAGATGTGGATAGACAGGATTTTTGAGGAACAGCCCTATCTTGCCAATGTATATCCGGGGGATAGCAGAGAAATTGGCATTGTATTTGTGATCCGGAAGGCGCGGATCGAGTATTTCAACCTGGGAGTGCGGCCTATTTTCCGGGAAAGCTATCAGATCGGAGAGGAAAATGAAGATGGGAACGGTGTTATCAGAAAAGGGTTTCAGATCGGGGAGGACTGCATCGGCTGCGGCACCTGCATGGAACACTGTCCCCAGAGCTGTATCCAGCCGGGACAGCCGTTTGTGATCCGACAGGAGCATTGCCTGCATTGCGGAAGCTGTTTTGAACACTGCCCGGTATCGGCGGTGAAAAAAATGTGA